One region of Terriglobia bacterium genomic DNA includes:
- a CDS encoding YihY/virulence factor BrkB family protein: MLMHRGWPTMQYLTRTEAHTYAFSVAANAILSFFPFMVLLMWLIRNVFHSATMYNVVVDLLRDHLPAGQDFVIRNLQSLVKARQRVKMASVVILLITSTGVFVPLEVAFNRIWGFAKNRSYLGNQIISLALAFACGILALISIGMAAGNELALTFMMRGNENILFRAATFVALKVCATLASIAIFFLIYWLLPNGKIKARSVLPAAVAMGVLWEVGKVLYIKALPWLDFQEVYGQAFSISVALMFWAFISGLMLLAGAHLSSDFTPEAAETAANDGDQSSVEYS, encoded by the coding sequence ATGCTGATGCATCGCGGCTGGCCTACCATGCAATACCTGACGCGGACTGAAGCACATACCTACGCTTTCTCCGTGGCGGCAAATGCGATTCTCTCATTTTTTCCTTTCATGGTTCTGCTTATGTGGCTGATTCGAAATGTCTTCCACTCAGCAACCATGTACAACGTGGTGGTGGATTTATTGCGGGACCATCTGCCTGCCGGCCAGGATTTCGTAATCCGCAACCTTCAGTCGCTGGTAAAGGCGCGTCAACGCGTCAAGATGGCCTCGGTCGTGATTTTGCTCATTACCTCCACCGGTGTTTTTGTGCCGCTGGAAGTGGCTTTCAATCGGATATGGGGCTTTGCCAAAAACCGTTCTTACCTGGGAAACCAGATCATTTCACTGGCGCTGGCTTTCGCCTGCGGCATATTGGCGCTTATTTCAATCGGGATGGCGGCGGGGAATGAGCTGGCATTGACTTTCATGATGCGGGGCAATGAAAACATTCTTTTCCGGGCCGCCACGTTTGTGGCGCTCAAGGTCTGCGCCACGCTGGCCAGCATTGCCATCTTCTTCCTTATTTACTGGCTGCTGCCCAACGGCAAAATCAAGGCCAGAAGCGTACTTCCGGCGGCGGTCGCCATGGGCGTGCTGTGGGAAGTAGGAAAAGTTCTATACATCAAGGCCCTTCCCTGGCTGGATTTTCAGGAGGTTTACGGACAGGCATTTTCCATCTCAGTGGCCCTGATGTTCTGGGCCTTCATCTCCGGCTTAATGTTGCTGGCGGGTGCACATTTGTCATCTGATTTCACACCTGAAGCCGCTGAGACGGCGGCCAACGATGGAGATCAGAGCAGTGTTGAGTATTCGTAA
- a CDS encoding cold-shock protein, with translation MKEKGTVKWFNGAKGYGFIQRSTGEDVFVHFSAIQENGYRTLNEGETVEYELMKGPKGFLAANVLRGGAAN, from the coding sequence GTGAAAGAGAAGGGAACTGTGAAGTGGTTCAACGGAGCCAAAGGCTATGGCTTCATTCAACGCTCTACCGGGGAAGACGTTTTCGTCCACTTTTCCGCTATTCAGGAAAATGGCTACAGGACGCTGAACGAGGGCGAAACCGTGGAATATGAGCTCATGAAAGGGCCCAAGGGCTTTCTGGCCGCCAATGTACTGCGCGGCGGCGCGGCGAACTAG